The Prochlorococcus sp. MIT 0801 genomic sequence TAAAACTATATAGAATATTGTGCTTCATAATTTTCCTGTTAAAATCATATTGTCAATTATATCTATAGATGATTAGTCAATCTTAGAGGTCAAAATAGAAGATGCTTCACAAGTATATTCTTTATGGTTTCCTTTGCAAATTACATTTTACTATTAAAATATATTCAATTCGCTTCATTTTTCAAGAAAATTAAATTATGTCAGGATTTGTTTATTTAATGAAAAATGGTGATTTATATAAACTTGGATGTACCACTAATTTGAATAGTGAGGCGACTAAAATGAAACCAGGTGAAATAATTTCTTCTTTCAAAACTAATGATCCAAAATCTTTTGAAGTAAGATTGCTAAGGCTTTATAAGAAAAAAAGAATTCCCGATACCAACTATTTTCGTCTATCTGAATCAGAAGTTAATAATTGTAAAAAACATTTAGAAGGCAAAAGTAATTTTCCAAAAAGCTTAAATGATGAGTTAAGAATTGGATTAAATGGATCTTTGTTTTTCGCTGCTATAACTTTTCTTATTTCATTCCTTATTAATAAGATGTTTATATTTAGTTTTTCTCTGTCAATATTATTTTCCTCTTTCCCTATGTGGTCGCTTGCAATTCTTGGTAGTTTTGGAGGCTATGATGCTGATGATCTTACACTTTTCTCGACATTTTCTAATAGATTTAAAGGTCTTTTGATAGCTATCTCCATGATTTCAGTTTCATATGTTCTATATACCTTTTCTCGCTTTGTAATTACCTTTTAATCTAGGCAATTATTTTTATTTATATAATTTATAAATTCTTGCTCAATTATCAAATTGTCGCTATAAATATATTTAATAGGTAATGAAATTTAGAAAGTATGAACGTTTCTGATTATCTTCAATTTTTAGAACCAATACAAGAACAGCTAAATAAGGTTTACTCGATCGCTTCGTTGGTTCTTACAGTATTGGTTTGTTTATGGCTCTTTAATTTTATAGTTGGTCTCATTCAAAGAACATATTCAGTAGGTAAAGCAATAGGAGGTTTTTATAGAAACTATTTTCATAAGTATCTCCGTAAGGCAATTCTGGGAGTGTTGAATACATTTAAGAAAACTACTAATCCTATTTAAAAAAAAATAAGACTTCTCTAATAAATGCTTGTTTCAAGTTGACAATTTAGTGCGATTTCAAAAGGAATAGAACTGTTTGGTAAATCAAGTAAATTGGAGCAAATACTTGCAATATCATTTGCTTGTGTCATATTTTTTTTGGGAAAATGTTTTATTTCTTTTGCCATATCTGTATTTACCCAGCCTGGGCAAATAGCTGTAACTCTAATACCTTTTTCCCATCCTTCATTTCTCATGGATTGGCATAAGCTCATTAAAGCAAATTTACTCATA encodes the following:
- a CDS encoding GIY-YIG nuclease family protein, translated to MSGFVYLMKNGDLYKLGCTTNLNSEATKMKPGEIISSFKTNDPKSFEVRLLRLYKKKRIPDTNYFRLSESEVNNCKKHLEGKSNFPKSLNDELRIGLNGSLFFAAITFLISFLINKMFIFSFSLSILFSSFPMWSLAILGSFGGYDADDLTLFSTFSNRFKGLLIAISMISVSYVLYTFSRFVITF